The following are from one region of the Geovibrio ferrireducens genome:
- a CDS encoding 4Fe-4S dicluster domain-containing protein — MSQKGFYFDQTRCVACDTCLVACKSWNMLNAGPASWRKRVENEIGGYPNLKIYQLTMSCNHCAEPSCVKVCPMGAIYKRESDGVVIVDRASCIACKSCLAACPFGAPQFADDDQEPVKKAEWSVKHPMQKCTACWDRTAIDKLPACAGACPHRAIDFGELTELNAKYPDAVKSVTGFPDPAYGANGNKLDKSTEPSILFKRK; from the coding sequence ATGTCACAGAAAGGATTTTACTTCGATCAGACCAGATGCGTGGCCTGCGATACATGTCTTGTCGCCTGCAAAAGCTGGAATATGCTTAATGCAGGACCAGCTTCATGGCGTAAAAGAGTGGAGAATGAAATAGGCGGTTATCCTAATCTGAAAATCTATCAGCTTACGATGAGCTGCAATCATTGTGCCGAGCCCTCGTGCGTTAAGGTATGCCCTATGGGAGCAATATACAAAAGAGAGTCGGATGGGGTTGTCATTGTTGACAGAGCCTCCTGCATAGCCTGCAAATCTTGTCTCGCCGCATGCCCGTTCGGTGCACCTCAGTTTGCTGACGATGATCAGGAGCCTGTTAAAAAAGCTGAATGGAGTGTCAAACACCCTATGCAGAAATGCACAGCGTGCTGGGACAGAACCGCAATAGATAAACTGCCGGCATGTGCTGGAGCCTGCCCTCACAGAGCTATAGATTTCGGAGAGCTTACTGAGCTTAACGCAAAGTATCCTGATGCTGTGAAATCTGTTACTGGTTTTCCGGATCCTGCTTATGGAGCTAACGGTAATAAACTGGACAAGTCCACAGAGCCATCAATACTTTTTAAACGTAAATAA
- a CDS encoding molecular chaperone TorD family protein, which yields MDFEDFNFDSYLTDRATLYAFMSGLFSECLRYDVIEVIPRILKEFEGISKNIEHRKALIESAENIDKWLIDRLSQKESEELYLELAREHASYFVLGRFNIPDNASATLSIKKLIKRDEWKNCKKFYHQHGYILKKHSGKLEDSFEVQCRFMEMLIRKAQKVKEIPEFLTLMETQLEFLNMHMLNWVRLFGKNLKNSTDKESIYNYLSVFPALIIDLDKQGISELLEEFWIEETAE from the coding sequence ATGGATTTTGAAGATTTTAATTTTGATAGTTATTTAACTGACAGAGCAACGCTTTATGCTTTTATGTCGGGCTTGTTCAGCGAATGCCTTCGTTATGACGTTATAGAGGTCATCCCGCGTATTCTAAAAGAGTTTGAAGGTATATCAAAAAATATTGAACATAGGAAAGCTCTTATTGAGTCAGCAGAAAATATTGATAAATGGCTGATTGACAGGCTTTCTCAAAAGGAAAGTGAAGAGTTGTACCTTGAGCTTGCCAGAGAACATGCCTCATATTTTGTTTTAGGCAGATTTAATATTCCTGATAATGCGTCCGCAACATTATCAATAAAGAAACTTATTAAAAGAGATGAATGGAAAAACTGTAAAAAGTTTTATCACCAACACGGCTACATCCTTAAAAAGCATAGCGGTAAGCTGGAAGACTCTTTTGAGGTGCAGTGCCGTTTTATGGAGATGCTCATTCGTAAGGCTCAAAAAGTAAAGGAAATACCAGAGTTTCTTACACTGATGGAAACCCAGCTTGAGTTCCTAAATATGCACATGCTCAACTGGGTAAGGCTATTCGGCAAAAATCTTAAGAATAGTACAGATAAAGAGAGTATTTACAATTACTTGTCTGTGTTTCCGGCTCTTATTATTGATTTAGATAAACAAGGTATTTCTGAATTACTGGAAGAATTTTGGATTGAAGAAACAGCTGAATAA